A window of Desulfobacterales bacterium contains these coding sequences:
- a CDS encoding ABC transporter ATP-binding protein yields MNPEKILQYAPAEAILGFLGITDTRGILIWGCAALLFVFTIKTLYLCFQYYLQIRFAQNRRFQLTRRLFTAYMSAPYLFHIQRNSSEFLRNTISESSQIINRVLMPLLSLTMQGMIGVSIMVLLLAVQPVMATVAGAVLGFAGGGFQWLVKKKIIAYSRAAQEHRKLMFKSIQQGLGVIKELRILHREKHFVASFVRSLRETIKEARFQGVTGKITAPYLEFVAVAGLLGITLSLIVMGQKAESVAPTLALFAVSFVKLKNSISAVVSGVNQLNSGLVSIQPVYNDLMLLEQRKKKNELKKSNAGEQRRWHMTEALVLKDICFRYPNCGEYALKDVNLTLPKGHCIALVGQTGSGKTTLVDTILGLLEPECGRISVDGRDIYSNLRAWQTNIGYIPQFIYLTDDSIRRNIALGIDDAQINEEQLWQAIRAAQLDGFAQTLPQGVDTVIGERGIKLSGGQRQRIGIARALYHNPEILIMDEATSALDNATEKAVIKSISQLKGEKTIIMIAHRLSTVQNSDTLYFMKDGKVEISGKYDELIDLHDEFRQMAQSN; encoded by the coding sequence ATGAACCCGGAAAAAATCCTGCAGTATGCGCCGGCCGAAGCGATCCTCGGCTTTCTGGGCATCACAGATACCCGCGGCATTCTCATCTGGGGCTGTGCTGCCCTTTTATTTGTATTTACAATCAAGACCTTATATCTTTGCTTTCAATACTATTTACAGATCCGTTTTGCGCAAAACCGTCGGTTTCAGCTTACCCGCCGCCTGTTCACCGCCTATATGAGCGCGCCTTATCTGTTTCATATCCAGCGCAACTCCTCTGAATTCTTACGAAATACCATTTCCGAATCAAGTCAAATCATAAACAGAGTTTTAATGCCGCTTCTTTCCTTAACCATGCAGGGAATGATTGGGGTGTCAATAATGGTTTTGTTGTTAGCCGTGCAGCCAGTCATGGCAACCGTGGCAGGAGCCGTACTGGGTTTCGCCGGCGGCGGCTTTCAATGGTTGGTTAAAAAGAAAATTATTGCATACAGCCGTGCTGCCCAGGAGCACCGCAAGCTGATGTTCAAATCCATTCAGCAGGGGCTTGGTGTTATCAAGGAGCTTCGCATCCTTCACAGGGAAAAGCATTTTGTGGCCAGCTTTGTTCGCAGCCTGCGGGAGACGATAAAAGAAGCGCGCTTTCAGGGTGTTACCGGTAAAATTACTGCCCCATATTTGGAATTTGTGGCAGTGGCCGGTCTTCTTGGCATCACCCTCTCCCTGATAGTGATGGGCCAGAAAGCAGAGTCCGTGGCCCCTACTTTGGCCCTGTTTGCCGTCTCATTTGTCAAGCTGAAAAACAGTATCAGTGCTGTAGTTAGCGGCGTCAACCAGCTCAACTCTGGTTTAGTAAGTATTCAGCCCGTCTACAATGATCTGATGCTATTGGAGCAAAGGAAGAAGAAAAATGAGCTGAAAAAATCCAATGCCGGCGAGCAGCGCCGCTGGCATATGACAGAAGCGCTTGTATTGAAAGACATATGCTTTCGTTATCCCAATTGCGGTGAATACGCTCTTAAAGATGTGAATTTAACATTGCCCAAGGGCCACTGTATTGCCCTGGTAGGCCAGACCGGTTCCGGGAAAACCACTCTGGTTGATACCATCCTCGGCCTTTTGGAACCTGAATGCGGGCGCATTTCAGTGGATGGCCGCGATATTTATTCCAACCTGCGTGCCTGGCAGACAAATATCGGCTATATCCCGCAGTTTATTTATTTAACCGATGATTCCATCCGCAGGAATATCGCTTTGGGGATAGACGATGCACAAATTAATGAAGAGCAGCTTTGGCAGGCCATCCGCGCCGCCCAATTGGATGGCTTTGCTCAAACACTGCCCCAAGGTGTTGATACCGTAATTGGCGAGCGCGGCATCAAGCTCTCCGGCGGCCAGCGCCAGCGCATCGGCATAGCTCGGGCCCTGTACCATAACCCGGAGATCCTGATAATGGATGAAGCCACTTCAGCCCTGGACAACGCCACGGAAAAGGCGGTTATAAAATCCATTTCTCAGCTTAAGGGTGAAAAAACCATCATTATGATTGCCCATCGCCTGTCCACCGTTCAAAACAGCGACACCTTGTATTTTATGAAAGATGGAAAAGTCGAAATTAGCGGAAAATATGATGAGCTCATCGATCTGCATGATGAGTTCCGGCAAATGGCCCAATCGAATTAA
- a CDS encoding four helix bundle protein — protein MKKIPKRILVTGGAGFLGSHLCERLLENGDELICVDNCFTGNKSNIYHLMDNPKFEFLRHDVTLERPFCRGFGLTNQIQRASVSVMSNLAEGFERGSSSEFHQFLTIAKASCAELRSQLYVALDVGYISKEKFQTVHKAASELARIIGGLKASVRKQK, from the coding sequence ATGAAAAAAATACCCAAACGTATACTCGTCACCGGCGGCGCCGGCTTTTTAGGCTCCCATCTATGCGAACGCCTGCTTGAAAACGGCGATGAACTCATTTGCGTGGATAACTGCTTCACCGGCAATAAATCCAACATCTACCATTTGATGGACAACCCCAAATTTGAGTTCCTTCGCCATGACGTCACCTTAGAAAGACCATTTTGTAGAGGTTTTGGATTGACGAACCAAATCCAGCGGGCATCCGTCTCTGTTATGTCCAATTTAGCAGAAGGATTTGAACGCGGCAGCAGCTCTGAATTCCACCAGTTTCTGACCATCGCCAAAGCATCATGTGCTGAGTTAAGATCCCAGCTCTATGTGGCTCTGGATGTTGGCTATATTTCAAAAGAAAAATTTCAAACAGTTCATAAAGCCGCTTCAGAGCTTGCCCGAATCATCGGTGGCCTAAAAGCCTCAGTCCGAAAACAAAAATAA
- a CDS encoding nucleotidyltransferase family protein — MLAKHQILLTFLNNDFQKASLEGLNAETRTQILSEANRHRIAPLLYSKIKHNRAESLFPADVLRQLHKKYLATAAKNMALFHQLDELLTRLNNKNIPVILLKGAHLAEFVYQDIAARPMSDLDILVKEEHLPETVQTAFDAGYRFFYDKNNAHEKNDANYHYDILKHYKHFQPLIHPETKCLLEIHCFITEVGGPFNIPASDLWQDARPAALNDNPVYLLSPEHLIIYLCLHAAYDHLFAFGLSTLYDIAITFEHHHQSIDWQKLITRSQTWGTLNCLMLSLYFTKKYLHANIPDFVLQNFQTSEMVDAAEERVFTKRELAPLHRHLFKWRSRRGWLAKTQFIKEILLPPREFMANRYIKPKNNRMILKSYFVRFGQTLKAISSIIKSYLFDASYTSRFNQGNTDYQLKQWLSMGR; from the coding sequence ATGCTTGCTAAACACCAAATCCTTCTAACCTTTCTAAACAATGATTTTCAAAAAGCCTCTTTGGAAGGTTTAAACGCGGAAACCCGGACCCAAATCCTGTCCGAAGCCAACCGCCACCGCATCGCCCCGCTGCTCTATAGCAAAATCAAACACAACCGGGCCGAATCTCTCTTCCCGGCGGATGTACTCCGGCAGCTCCACAAAAAATACCTGGCCACTGCCGCCAAAAATATGGCGCTTTTCCACCAGCTAGACGAACTCCTGACCCGGCTCAACAACAAAAACATCCCGGTCATTCTCTTAAAAGGCGCGCACCTGGCAGAATTCGTTTACCAGGACATTGCCGCCAGACCCATGTCAGACCTGGACATCCTGGTAAAAGAAGAGCATCTGCCTGAAACCGTCCAAACCGCCTTTGACGCCGGCTACCGGTTTTTTTACGATAAAAACAATGCCCATGAAAAAAATGACGCGAACTACCATTACGACATCCTGAAACATTACAAGCATTTTCAGCCGCTGATCCACCCGGAAACAAAATGCCTGCTCGAAATCCATTGCTTCATTACAGAAGTCGGCGGCCCTTTTAACATACCCGCATCCGATCTGTGGCAGGATGCCCGGCCGGCTGCGTTAAATGACAATCCGGTCTATCTCTTATCCCCGGAACATTTAATCATATACCTTTGCCTCCATGCCGCATATGACCACCTATTCGCTTTTGGGTTGAGCACGCTTTATGACATCGCGATAACTTTTGAGCATCACCACCAGTCAATCGATTGGCAGAAACTGATCACCCGTTCGCAAACCTGGGGCACGCTTAACTGCCTCATGCTGTCACTTTATTTTACGAAAAAATACCTTCACGCAAACATCCCGGATTTTGTATTGCAAAATTTTCAGACCAGTGAAATGGTTGACGCGGCAGAAGAAAGGGTTTTTACCAAAAGGGAACTTGCGCCGCTGCACCGCCATCTTTTCAAATGGCGCAGCCGCCGGGGATGGCTGGCAAAAACGCAATTTATCAAAGAAATCTTATTGCCGCCCCGGGAGTTTATGGCCAACCGATATATAAAACCCAAAAATAATCGTATGATACTTAAAAGCTATTTTGTAAGGTTTGGCCAGACCCTCAAAGCAATATCATCCATAATCAAATCCTATCTCTTTGATGCCAGCTACACCTCGCGCTTCAACCAGGGGAATACTGATTATCAATTAAAACAATGGCTATCCATGGGCAGATAA